A DNA window from Plasmodium vinckei vinckei genome assembly, chromosome: PVVCY_02 contains the following coding sequences:
- a CDS encoding chromatin assembly factor 1 protein WD40 domain, putative yields MSTLQECKKRKSNALDEACLELSEGPNNEEIIKEEVEDVETQFSNWKTNSGLLYDFVCRKELEWPSLSMDFGDYSEENIKDNVLNQIVCVGTHTSNNEPNYLYVCDVLFPFERLSQDKCVYKINESYEGFDFCPEKNKITIKSKIYHEGEVNRIRFLPLDKKHIVVTKAIDGNLHLFDINKHSIDDATNADARKMKPEISFIGNNSDGFGLEFNTLKKYALTCGNDGTINVYDYNDLSAKTLSPFYSVKYKSAINDVSPTNDPNLILACADDGYILMYDLRTKATEPAQQVLGQQVPVNAISLNTFTGHFASGSDNGKIKVWDIKKFNEPAHIIHAHKEAIIRLNFSPNDSSILASASNNRFINVYDLNKIGEELDAIDLSDGPSELIFSHGGHTQPITDFNWNHHKKLKMFIGSTAEDNTLQFWQLKTELLDEENTVSTSNTDVE; encoded by the coding sequence ATGAGTACCCTTCAAGAGTGcaagaaaagaaaatctAATGCCTTAGACGAAGCTTGCTTAGAATTGAGTGAAGGCCCAAACaatgaagaaataataaaagaagaagTTGAAGATGTTGAAACTCAATTTTCAAACTGGAAAACAAACAGTggattattatatgattttGTTTGTAGAAAGGAATTAGAATGGCCATCTTTATCAATGGATTTTGGTGATTATAGTGAAGAAAACATCAAAGATAATGTTTTAAATCAAATAGTATGTGTTGGAACCCATACATCTAATAATGAACccaattatttatatgtatgtgaTGTTCTATTCCCATTTGAACGATTGTCACAAGATAAATGtgtttacaaaataaatgaaagcTATGAAGGTTTTGATTTTTGCccagaaaaaaataaaattacaattaaatcaaaaatatatcatgaAGGAGAAGTAAATAGAATCCGATTCTTACCTTTagataaaaaacatattgtTGTTACTAAAGCAATTGATGGAAATCtacatttatttgatataaataaacatagTATTGATGATGCCACAAATGCTGATGCCCGAAAAATGAAACCAgaaatatcatttattgGAAATAATTCAGATGGTTTTGGACTTGAATTTAATACtctgaaaaaatatgcattaaCTTGTGGTAATGATGGAACCATAAATGTATATGACTATAATGATTTAAGTGCAAAAACATTGAGCCCATTTTATTctgtaaaatataaatcagCAATTAATGATGTTTCTCCAACAAATGATCCAAATCTAATATTAGCATGTGCAGATGATGGCtatattttaatgtatGATCTTAGAACTAAAGCAACAGAACCCGCTCAACAAGTTTTAGGCCAACAAGTTCCTGTCAATGCTATCTCTTTAAACACTTTTACTGGCCATTTTGCATCTGGAAGTGATaatggaaaaattaaagtatgggatattaaaaagtttaatGAACCTGCACATATCATTCATGCACACAAAGAAGCTATTATCAGATTAAACTTTTCACCAAATGATTCTTCTATACTTGCATCTGCAAGTAATAATCGTTTTATTAACGTTTATGATCTAAATAAAATCGGTGAAGAGTTAGATGCAATCGATTTATCTGATGGACCATCGGAACTTATCTTTTCTCATGGTGGTCATACACAACCTATAACAGATTTTAATTGGAATCAccacaaaaaattaaaaatgttcatAGGTTCAACAGCTGAAGATAACACTTTACAATTCTGGCAATTAAAAACTGAATTACTTGATGAAGAAAACACTGTTTCTACATCTAATACAGATGTAGAATAA